One part of the Malus sylvestris chromosome 2, drMalSylv7.2, whole genome shotgun sequence genome encodes these proteins:
- the LOC126603866 gene encoding F-box protein SKIP5 isoform X1, producing the protein MEEVVEEIEQKRWRRSLTKTKRSRSSSKSSSCLINNLDDGCLMHIFSFLSPIPDRYNTALVCHRWLYLACHPRLWLRVDRSVKDLLEPGVFPNLETAVEAARPGDTILIAAGGRHLAYNIQIKKRLCLIGAGEQPDETTIYCSRGSDSALELLSTCKLANLTVKAELGCCLLHRSGRVTIEGCVLQCETNPLDHLSCPIVSTASAQTVISSHVKCSNDGVSVFRTRIEGGAKAVLTSGDLTLQRVRVIYARTSIFFWFDVEHQ; encoded by the exons ATGGAGGAGGTGGTGGAGGAGATAGAGCAAAAAAGGTGGAGGAGAAGCCTCACAAAGACAAAGAGAAGCAGGAGCTCCTCAAAGTCGTCCTCATGCCTTATAAATAATCTTGATGATGGATGTCTGATGCACATCTTCAGCTTCCTCTCTCCCATCCCAG ATCGGTATAACACCGCCCTCGTTTGCCACAGATGGCTTTACTTGGCATGTCACCCTCGCTTGTGGCTGCGAGTTGACCGGTCTGTCAAGGATCTTTTGGAGCCTGGGGTTTTCCCCAACCTTGAGACAGCTGTTGAGGCTGCAAG GCCAGGCGACACTATTCTAATTGCAGCAGGCGGAAGACATCTTGCTTataatattcaaataaaaaagcGACTTTGCCTG ATTGGTGCAGGTGAGCAACCTGATGAGACGACTATATATTGTTCTCGAGGTTCTGACAG TGCATTGGAGCTCCTGTCGACCTGCAAATTGGCGAACTTGACTGTGAAGGCAGAGCTTGGCTGTTGCTTGCTTCATAGGAGCGGAAGGGTGACGATAGAGGGGTGTGTGCTTCAATGCGAGACGAATCCTCTAGACCATCTTTCATGCCCTATTGTGAGCACAGCGAGTGCCCAGACGGTAATATCTTCCCATGTGAAATGTTCTAATGATGGCGTTTCTGTTTTTCGAACTCGAATTGAAGGAGGTGCCAAGGCTGTCTTGACTAGCGGAGACTTGACCTTGCAGCGAGTTCGAGTTATTTATGCTCGGACGTCGATCTTCTTCTGGTTTGACGTAGAGCACCAGTAA
- the LOC126603866 gene encoding F-box protein SKIP5 isoform X2 — MSDAHLQLPLSHPRWLYLACHPRLWLRVDRSVKDLLEPGVFPNLETAVEAARPGDTILIAAGGRHLAYNIQIKKRLCLIGAGEQPDETTIYCSRGSDSALELLSTCKLANLTVKAELGCCLLHRSGRVTIEGCVLQCETNPLDHLSCPIVSTASAQTVISSHVKCSNDGVSVFRTRIEGGAKAVLTSGDLTLQRVRVIYARTSIFFWFDVEHQ, encoded by the exons ATGTCTGATGCACATCTTCAGCTTCCTCTCTCCCATCCCAG ATGGCTTTACTTGGCATGTCACCCTCGCTTGTGGCTGCGAGTTGACCGGTCTGTCAAGGATCTTTTGGAGCCTGGGGTTTTCCCCAACCTTGAGACAGCTGTTGAGGCTGCAAG GCCAGGCGACACTATTCTAATTGCAGCAGGCGGAAGACATCTTGCTTataatattcaaataaaaaagcGACTTTGCCTG ATTGGTGCAGGTGAGCAACCTGATGAGACGACTATATATTGTTCTCGAGGTTCTGACAG TGCATTGGAGCTCCTGTCGACCTGCAAATTGGCGAACTTGACTGTGAAGGCAGAGCTTGGCTGTTGCTTGCTTCATAGGAGCGGAAGGGTGACGATAGAGGGGTGTGTGCTTCAATGCGAGACGAATCCTCTAGACCATCTTTCATGCCCTATTGTGAGCACAGCGAGTGCCCAGACGGTAATATCTTCCCATGTGAAATGTTCTAATGATGGCGTTTCTGTTTTTCGAACTCGAATTGAAGGAGGTGCCAAGGCTGTCTTGACTAGCGGAGACTTGACCTTGCAGCGAGTTCGAGTTATTTATGCTCGGACGTCGATCTTCTTCTGGTTTGACGTAGAGCACCAGTAA